A stretch of the Haloplanus aerogenes genome encodes the following:
- the arcC gene encoding carbamate kinase produces the protein MNDTRSDGTDPLVVALGGNTLLGQHGPWTADEQRSAVERTARHLTDTLDPGTDLVLTHGNGPQVGNLLVQQEAAAETPQLPLDVLVAETQAQIGYMLQQALDNERPTETEVMTLVTQVVVDGDDPAFARPTKPVGPFYTETEAAEKPFETRAVSDGERPYRRVVPSPDPVEVVEADEIAELVARGNTVVCAGGGGVPVVRDGGLRGVEAVVDKDRTSQLLATALGADTLVLLTDVAHAYVNYGEADQRPLGRVTAADLRKHLDAEEFGEGSMQPKVEACLRFVAAGGERAIITTPDQLGDALAGEAGTRVVA, from the coding sequence ATGAACGACACGCGGAGCGACGGGACCGATCCGCTCGTGGTGGCGCTCGGTGGAAACACGCTCCTCGGCCAACACGGCCCGTGGACCGCCGACGAACAGCGCTCGGCGGTCGAGCGCACGGCCCGACACCTCACGGACACCCTCGACCCCGGAACCGACCTCGTCCTCACGCACGGCAACGGCCCGCAGGTCGGCAATCTGCTCGTCCAACAGGAGGCCGCCGCGGAGACGCCACAGTTGCCCCTCGACGTGCTGGTGGCCGAGACGCAGGCACAGATCGGCTACATGCTCCAGCAGGCACTCGACAACGAACGACCGACCGAGACCGAGGTCATGACGCTCGTGACGCAGGTGGTCGTCGACGGCGACGACCCCGCGTTCGCCCGGCCGACGAAACCCGTCGGTCCCTTCTACACGGAGACGGAGGCGGCCGAGAAGCCGTTCGAGACGCGCGCCGTGTCGGACGGCGAGCGCCCCTACCGGCGGGTCGTCCCCTCACCGGATCCCGTCGAGGTGGTCGAGGCCGACGAAATTGCGGAACTCGTCGCCCGCGGGAACACCGTGGTCTGTGCCGGGGGAGGCGGCGTGCCGGTCGTCCGCGATGGGGGCCTCCGCGGCGTCGAAGCGGTCGTGGACAAGGACCGAACCTCGCAGTTGCTCGCGACGGCGCTCGGCGCCGACACATTAGTCCTCCTGACCGACGTGGCGCACGCGTACGTGAACTACGGCGAGGCGGATCAGCGGCCGCTGGGACGGGTCACGGCCGCCGACCTGCGGAAACACCTCGACGCGGAAGAGTTCGGCGAGGGGAGCATGCAGCCGAAAGTCGAGGCCTGCCTCCGGTTCGTGGCGGCAGGCGGCGAACGCGCGATTATCACGACGCCCGACCAACTGGGCGACGCGCTGGCCGGCGAGGCCGGGACGCGGGTGGTGGCGTGA
- a CDS encoding metal-dependent hydrolase, with the protein MMLPTHAIAGMVLALPVAYVSPEFGAVALVAGLVGGVLPDLDLYAGHRKTLHYPVYYSALAAVALALAVAVPTLLTVATAFVLLGAAVHSVADAFGGGLELRPWEATSDRAVYDHYNRRWIAPRRWVRYDGSPGDFFLSVALAVPLLVSLGAPLRWLVVGALAVAAVYTTVRRVLPALAVVLVDRVLTPLAPEGVLAYVPARYRA; encoded by the coding sequence ATGATGCTCCCGACCCACGCCATCGCGGGGATGGTCCTCGCCCTCCCGGTGGCGTACGTCAGCCCGGAGTTCGGCGCCGTCGCACTCGTCGCGGGGCTCGTCGGCGGCGTGTTACCTGACCTCGACCTCTATGCCGGGCACCGGAAGACGCTCCACTATCCGGTGTACTACTCCGCGCTGGCGGCGGTGGCGCTCGCGCTCGCCGTCGCGGTCCCCACCCTCCTGACGGTCGCTACTGCGTTCGTCCTCCTCGGGGCGGCCGTCCACAGCGTCGCCGACGCGTTCGGGGGTGGGCTCGAACTCCGCCCGTGGGAGGCGACCTCCGACCGCGCCGTCTACGACCACTACAACCGCCGCTGGATCGCGCCGCGTCGGTGGGTCCGCTACGACGGTTCGCCCGGAGATTTCTTCCTCTCCGTCGCGCTCGCGGTCCCCCTCCTCGTCTCGCTCGGCGCCCCCCTCCGCTGGCTCGTGGTCGGTGCGCTGGCCGTCGCAGCCGTCTATACCACCGTCCGGCGCGTCCTGCCCGCTCTCGCCGTCGTGCTCGTCGACCGCGTGCTCACGCCGCTCGCCCCCGAGGGAGTCCTGGCGTACGTCCCGGCGCGCTATCGCGCCTGA
- a CDS encoding ABC transporter ATP-binding protein yields MRDDTPESGDYDAPLRRVLLTYGRSHLPAFLLGGVASACSIALELLPSYLLGLAIDVFFTDARPFALPLVPDAWLPTAVRAQFGLLVGVAFACYLGAAGLAWINSWAWNHFAQHLQHAVRTAAYRTMQDLELAFFEGTQTGELMSVLNNDVNQLEEFLTTSLHNAMRIVTRVVVIGAIMLWLNWQLALVSLAVVPILVAVSVVFVRRIQPKYGAVREQVGSLNARLENNLGGIETVKAYTNEAFENDRVASASGSYLDRQWDAIRVRIAFFPVVRAITATGYTVTFLLGGWWVLFGPPFVFTEPLSAGVLVTFLLYSRRFRYPMRRVGEVLDDYQYASAAAARIVDVEERRPRLPEVDDAVDLVDPEGRVTYEHVSFAYPGSDGRVLEDVSFAVAPGDFVGVVGPTGAGKTTLLKLLLRFYEVDAGAVRIDGHDVRDLTRTSLRDAIGYVSQEPYLFHGTVAENIRYGREDADRAAVVEAAKRAGAHEFVTDLPDGYDTVVGERGVKLSGGQRQRLAIARALVTDPELFVLDEATSHVDNETETVIRRQLAELTADRTTFAIAHRLSTVRDADTILVFDDGQLVEHGTHEELLAQDGLYADLWAVQVGSVEDLPARFASPEAMD; encoded by the coding sequence GTGCGCGACGACACACCGGAATCGGGTGACTACGACGCCCCACTCCGCCGCGTCCTGCTGACCTACGGCCGGTCGCACCTCCCCGCGTTCCTCCTCGGTGGCGTCGCCAGCGCCTGCTCCATCGCGCTCGAACTCCTCCCGTCGTACCTCCTCGGACTGGCTATCGACGTGTTCTTCACGGACGCCCGGCCCTTCGCGCTCCCGCTAGTCCCCGACGCGTGGCTCCCGACCGCCGTCCGCGCGCAGTTCGGCCTGCTCGTCGGTGTCGCGTTCGCCTGCTATCTCGGCGCTGCGGGCCTCGCGTGGATCAACAGTTGGGCGTGGAACCACTTCGCCCAGCACCTCCAGCACGCGGTGCGGACGGCCGCCTATCGGACGATGCAGGACCTCGAACTCGCCTTCTTCGAGGGGACGCAGACGGGCGAACTGATGAGCGTCCTCAACAACGACGTGAACCAGCTGGAGGAGTTTCTCACGACGAGCCTCCACAACGCGATGCGCATCGTGACCCGCGTCGTCGTCATCGGCGCCATCATGCTCTGGCTGAACTGGCAGCTCGCGCTGGTGTCGCTCGCTGTCGTCCCAATCCTCGTCGCCGTGTCCGTCGTGTTCGTGCGGCGTATTCAGCCGAAATACGGCGCCGTGCGCGAGCAGGTGGGCTCGCTCAACGCGCGCCTGGAGAACAACCTCGGCGGCATCGAGACGGTGAAAGCCTACACGAACGAGGCCTTCGAGAACGACCGCGTCGCTTCGGCGTCGGGATCGTATCTCGACCGGCAGTGGGACGCCATCCGCGTTCGTATCGCCTTCTTCCCCGTCGTGCGGGCCATCACCGCGACGGGCTACACGGTCACCTTCCTGCTCGGGGGCTGGTGGGTGCTGTTCGGGCCGCCCTTCGTCTTCACCGAACCCCTCTCGGCGGGCGTGCTGGTCACCTTCCTGCTCTACAGCCGTCGGTTCCGCTACCCGATGCGACGGGTCGGGGAAGTACTCGACGATTACCAGTACGCCAGCGCCGCCGCCGCTCGCATCGTCGACGTGGAGGAGCGCCGGCCACGACTCCCCGAAGTCGACGACGCCGTCGACCTCGTCGACCCCGAGGGGCGCGTGACCTACGAGCACGTCTCCTTCGCCTACCCCGGAAGCGACGGACGCGTCCTCGAAGACGTGAGCTTCGCCGTCGCCCCCGGCGACTTCGTCGGCGTCGTCGGCCCGACCGGGGCGGGAAAGACGACGCTCCTGAAACTCCTCCTCCGGTTCTACGAGGTGGACGCGGGCGCCGTCCGTATCGACGGCCACGACGTCCGTGATCTGACCCGCACCAGCCTCCGGGACGCCATCGGCTACGTGAGTCAGGAGCCGTACCTGTTCCACGGCACCGTCGCCGAGAACATCCGGTACGGCCGCGAGGACGCGGACCGAGCGGCGGTCGTCGAGGCCGCGAAGCGCGCCGGCGCCCACGAGTTCGTGACCGACCTGCCCGACGGCTACGACACCGTCGTCGGGGAGCGCGGCGTGAAGCTCTCCGGCGGCCAGCGGCAGCGCCTCGCCATCGCGCGGGCGCTGGTGACCGACCCCGAACTCTTCGTCCTCGACGAGGCCACGAGCCACGTCGACAACGAGACGGAGACGGTGATCCGGCGGCAACTCGCGGAACTGACCGCCGACCGCACCACCTTCGCCATCGCCCACCGGCTGTCGACGGTGCGGGACGCCGACACCATCCTCGTGTTCGACGACGGGCAGTTGGTCGAGCACGGGACGCACGAGGAGCTACTCGCGCAGGACGGCCTCTACGCCGACCTCTGGGCGGTGCAGGTGGGATCGGTCGAGGACCTCCCCGCTCGGTTCGCGTCGCCGGAGGCAATGGATTGA
- a CDS encoding DUF7836 family putative zinc-binding protein, translated as MVEAFVRLLCPECGKDWEDAPTELPAPKKNFSCPTCHATRRLAEFMRTERDLELVKQFE; from the coding sequence ATGGTCGAAGCGTTCGTCAGATTGCTGTGCCCCGAGTGTGGGAAAGATTGGGAAGACGCGCCGACGGAGCTTCCTGCCCCGAAAAAGAATTTCAGTTGTCCCACGTGCCACGCGACGCGCCGACTCGCGGAGTTCATGCGGACCGAGCGCGACTTGGAGCTGGTAAAACAGTTCGAGTAG
- a CDS encoding translation initiation factor IF-2 subunit beta, which yields MDYEDSLDRALTETPEVGDAADRFQVPDPEVRPEGNVTIYENFQATIDRLNRAQDHLLKFLQSELGTSASIDDRGRARFTGDFKQSRVADAIDEYVESFVTCSECGSPDTRLVDERSATVLKCDACGALSAVPDL from the coding sequence ATGGATTACGAAGACAGTCTCGACCGGGCACTGACCGAGACGCCGGAGGTAGGCGACGCAGCCGATCGATTTCAAGTTCCCGACCCCGAGGTTCGTCCCGAGGGCAACGTCACCATCTACGAGAACTTTCAGGCGACCATCGACCGCCTGAACCGGGCGCAGGACCACCTGCTCAAGTTCCTGCAGTCGGAGCTCGGCACCAGCGCCAGCATCGACGACCGGGGGCGGGCCCGGTTCACCGGCGACTTCAAGCAGTCGCGCGTGGCCGACGCCATCGACGAGTACGTCGAGTCCTTCGTGACGTGTTCGGAGTGTGGCTCGCCGGACACACGGCTGGTGGACGAGCGCAGCGCGACCGTGTTGAAATGCGACGCTTGCGGGGCGTTGTCGGCCGTACCGGACCTTTGA
- a CDS encoding DUF7344 domain-containing protein has protein sequence MSSTLAVETEETEEGAASPPEELDQIFVILQNHRRRLVLEYLRDRDSTTQGDLARHVAAVENDVPEDTVTSTQRKRVYVSLYQAHLPKLDQFDAIAFDQDRGTIERTPKTDELLAYLDRFEGRADSTREKRPLDVLLLLSALGVVFAGELGVFPDGLSLGLALVLSLGGIGAVVYDR, from the coding sequence ATGAGTTCGACGCTGGCTGTCGAGACGGAGGAAACGGAGGAGGGGGCGGCGTCGCCCCCGGAAGAGTTGGATCAAATCTTCGTCATCCTCCAGAACCACCGACGCCGGCTGGTCCTCGAGTACCTTCGGGACCGCGATTCGACGACGCAGGGAGACCTGGCGAGACACGTCGCCGCGGTGGAAAACGACGTGCCGGAGGACACCGTCACCTCCACGCAGCGCAAGCGGGTGTACGTCTCGCTGTATCAGGCCCATCTCCCGAAACTCGATCAGTTCGACGCCATCGCGTTCGATCAGGATCGGGGGACTATCGAGCGAACGCCGAAAACCGACGAGTTGTTGGCGTATCTCGACCGATTCGAGGGGCGAGCGGACTCGACGCGTGAGAAGCGACCGCTCGACGTCCTCCTCCTCCTCTCGGCGCTCGGTGTCGTCTTCGCCGGCGAACTCGGCGTCTTTCCCGACGGACTCTCCCTCGGGCTGGCCCTGGTTCTGTCGCTAGGTGGGATTGGCGCCGTCGTCTACGACCGGTAG
- a CDS encoding UPF0058 family protein: protein MKKQELIHLHGLLAEVEKQCAAWHDDEIDLTAYEEMGVRPTSIHKSKTDHKAAVFKLANGITSSLETSEERVAPHAD from the coding sequence ATGAAAAAGCAGGAGCTCATTCACCTGCACGGCCTCCTCGCGGAGGTAGAGAAACAGTGTGCAGCATGGCACGACGACGAAATTGACCTTACGGCCTACGAGGAGATGGGGGTACGACCCACATCCATCCACAAATCGAAGACGGACCACAAGGCGGCTGTTTTTAAACTGGCAAACGGAATCACTTCTTCGCTGGAGACGTCCGAGGAGCGCGTCGCTCCTCACGCGGACTGA
- a CDS encoding DUF555 domain-containing protein, producing MDCRVVVEAAVPVYDVETPDEAIRIAIAKTGEMLNPDLNYVEIEMGSRTSPSGEELPPAFIAADEALVALELEMKVFNVEQEEHASRIARKEIGQRLENVPLTVLRVDPIEDEDESETSTEPADEDEEEDEDDLIPEFEELVDE from the coding sequence ATGGACTGTCGAGTCGTCGTCGAGGCAGCGGTTCCGGTGTACGACGTAGAGACTCCCGACGAGGCGATCCGTATCGCCATCGCCAAGACCGGCGAGATGTTGAATCCGGACCTCAACTACGTCGAAATCGAGATGGGGTCGCGGACGTCCCCGTCGGGTGAGGAACTCCCGCCCGCGTTCATCGCCGCCGACGAGGCTCTCGTGGCGCTCGAACTCGAGATGAAAGTGTTCAACGTAGAACAGGAAGAACACGCCTCGCGCATCGCGCGCAAGGAGATCGGACAGCGACTCGAGAACGTTCCGCTCACGGTCTTGCGTGTCGATCCGATCGAGGACGAGGACGAGAGCGAGACGAGTACGGAGCCAGCTGACGAGGACGAGGAGGAAGACGAGGACGATCTCATCCCGGAGTTCGAGGAACTGGTCGACGAGTGA
- a CDS encoding ArsR/SmtB family transcription factor, with translation MAKGTERLRRYLDDELGECRSEDVEERLDELGTLEAALGTAQVRAELDVLSALANETRYTLARVLVAAGEELCVCELNAVVDVSESGLSHALSKLVDAGLVEGRKDGRWKKYRATNRAVTLVTVLEGSVDE, from the coding sequence ATGGCAAAGGGAACGGAACGACTCCGACGATATCTCGACGACGAACTCGGGGAGTGCCGGAGCGAGGACGTGGAGGAACGGCTCGACGAACTCGGCACGCTCGAAGCGGCGCTCGGCACGGCGCAGGTGCGCGCCGAACTCGACGTACTCTCGGCGCTCGCCAACGAGACGCGGTACACGCTCGCCCGCGTCCTCGTGGCGGCCGGCGAGGAACTCTGTGTCTGTGAACTCAATGCCGTCGTCGACGTGAGCGAGAGCGGTCTCAGCCACGCGCTCTCGAAACTCGTCGACGCCGGCCTCGTCGAGGGGCGGAAAGACGGGCGCTGGAAGAAGTACCGCGCGACCAACCGCGCCGTGACGCTCGTGACCGTGCTGGAGGGCAGTGTCGATGAGTAA
- the arsB gene encoding ACR3 family arsenite efflux transporter — translation MSNAHQHGPNCDCESCGDPRSMDFLDKYLTVWIFGAMAVGVGLGYVAPSVTGPIRDLHLVEIGLVVMMYPPLAKADYSQLRAVFSNWRVLGLSLIQNWLIGPTLMFALAVVFFSGLVPGLPARPEYFLGLVFIGMARCIAMVLVWNELAEGSTEYVTGLVAFNSLFQIVTYGVYVWFFGLVLPPLLGMETLVAGITAFDVTPMQVFEAIVVFLGIPFAGGILTRYVGTRTKGEEWYDDEFVPRIDPLTLVALLFTVIVMFATQGGNIVAAPGDVLLIAVPLTIYFVVMFFVSFGMGRGIGADYSTTTAIGFTAASNNFELAIAVAVAVFGVGSGVAFATVVGPLIEVPVLLALVNVALYFQRRLDWRGRDTESIDATTDPTDD, via the coding sequence ATGAGTAACGCCCACCAGCACGGCCCCAACTGCGACTGCGAGAGCTGTGGCGACCCGCGGTCGATGGACTTCCTCGATAAGTACCTCACCGTCTGGATCTTCGGCGCGATGGCCGTCGGCGTCGGCCTCGGCTACGTCGCCCCGTCGGTGACCGGCCCGATCCGTGACCTGCATCTCGTCGAAATCGGCCTCGTCGTGATGATGTACCCACCGCTCGCCAAGGCAGACTACTCCCAGCTTCGGGCGGTCTTCAGCAACTGGCGCGTGCTCGGCTTGAGCCTGATCCAGAACTGGCTCATCGGCCCGACGCTCATGTTTGCGCTCGCCGTCGTCTTCTTCAGCGGCCTCGTCCCCGGACTGCCCGCCCGTCCCGAGTACTTTCTCGGTCTCGTGTTCATCGGCATGGCCCGCTGTATCGCCATGGTGCTCGTCTGGAACGAGTTGGCCGAGGGATCGACTGAGTACGTCACCGGCCTCGTCGCGTTCAACAGTCTCTTTCAAATCGTCACCTACGGCGTCTACGTCTGGTTTTTCGGCCTCGTGCTTCCGCCCCTCTTGGGCATGGAGACGCTCGTCGCCGGCATCACGGCCTTCGACGTGACGCCGATGCAGGTGTTCGAAGCCATCGTCGTCTTCCTCGGCATCCCCTTCGCCGGCGGCATCCTCACCCGTTACGTCGGCACGCGAACGAAAGGCGAGGAGTGGTACGACGACGAGTTCGTCCCCCGTATCGATCCGCTCACCCTCGTCGCCCTCCTCTTTACCGTGATCGTGATGTTCGCCACGCAGGGTGGCAACATCGTCGCCGCGCCGGGCGACGTGCTCCTCATCGCCGTGCCCCTCACCATCTACTTCGTCGTGATGTTCTTCGTGAGCTTCGGGATGGGGCGCGGTATTGGCGCCGACTACTCGACCACCACCGCCATCGGCTTCACCGCCGCCTCGAACAACTTCGAACTCGCCATCGCCGTCGCCGTCGCGGTGTTCGGCGTCGGCTCCGGCGTCGCCTTCGCCACCGTCGTCGGCCCGCTCATCGAGGTGCCCGTCCTCCTCGCACTGGTGAACGTCGCGCTCTACTTCCAGCGACGGCTGGACTGGCGCGGCCGCGACACCGAGAGCATCGACGCGACGACCGACCCCACTGACGACTGA
- a CDS encoding arsenate-mycothiol transferase ArsC, whose translation MTDTTHPTRIAFVCVQNAGRSQMSAAFAERERERRGLDVEILTGGTHPAEAVHDEVIETMAERDIDLSDRTPREITTEELRTCDYVTTMGCSTLDLGDVDVDVRDWALDDPDGQDPERVREIRDEIETRVKALFDEIEGK comes from the coding sequence ATGACCGACACCACCCACCCGACCCGCATCGCCTTCGTCTGCGTCCAGAACGCCGGCCGTTCCCAGATGTCCGCCGCCTTCGCGGAGCGCGAACGGGAGCGCCGCGGACTGGACGTGGAGATTCTGACCGGCGGCACCCACCCCGCCGAGGCGGTCCACGACGAAGTGATCGAGACGATGGCCGAACGCGACATCGACCTCTCGGATCGGACACCCCGCGAGATCACCACCGAGGAACTCCGCACCTGCGACTACGTCACCACGATGGGCTGTTCGACGCTCGATCTGGGGGACGTGGACGTCGACGTGCGCGACTGGGCGCTCGACGACCCCGATGGACAGGATCCGGAGCGTGTCCGCGAGATTCGCGACGAAATCGAGACGCGAGTGAAGGCGCTGTTCGACGAAATCGAAGGCAAGTAG
- a CDS encoding DNA-3-methyladenine glycosylase family protein, producing the protein MERGAIPLADLDGAFDLQATVESGQSYLWDRADGGMYERMDAHGGDAWYETVVPPLDAVGNDRAVVRVRQTDGRLAWESTTDAVPILTHLLRLDDDLDAILAATPDDPLLQRAYETYRGMRLVRDPPFPCLISFICSAQMRVSRIHGMQRALASEYGDTLTVDGRTYHAFPTPAQLAARTEEDLRDLKLGYRAPYVTRTAEMVAEGAADPAAAREYDYEGARDYLTQFVGVGDKVADCVLLFSLGYLEAVPLDTWIRSAIADHFPDCDRGSYADTSRAIRERLGGTYAGYAQTYLFYYLRAGGE; encoded by the coding sequence ATGGAACGCGGCGCCATCCCGCTCGCCGACCTCGACGGCGCCTTCGACCTGCAGGCGACCGTCGAGAGCGGGCAGAGCTACCTCTGGGACCGAGCGGACGGTGGGATGTACGAGCGGATGGACGCCCACGGCGGCGACGCGTGGTACGAGACGGTCGTCCCACCGCTCGACGCCGTCGGCAACGACCGGGCCGTCGTCCGGGTGCGCCAGACCGACGGCCGGTTGGCGTGGGAGTCGACGACCGACGCCGTCCCCATCCTGACCCATCTCCTCCGCCTCGACGACGACCTCGACGCCATCCTCGCGGCGACGCCGGACGACCCGCTCCTGCAACGCGCGTACGAGACGTATCGGGGGATGCGGCTGGTTCGGGACCCACCCTTCCCCTGTCTGATCTCCTTCATCTGCTCCGCGCAGATGCGGGTGTCGCGCATCCACGGGATGCAACGTGCGCTCGCCAGCGAGTACGGCGACACCCTGACCGTCGACGGCCGGACCTACCACGCCTTCCCGACGCCGGCGCAACTCGCCGCACGCACGGAAGAAGACCTCCGCGACCTGAAACTCGGGTATCGGGCGCCGTACGTGACGCGGACGGCCGAGATGGTCGCGGAGGGGGCGGCCGACCCGGCCGCGGCCCGCGAGTACGACTACGAGGGCGCGCGCGACTACCTCACGCAGTTCGTCGGCGTCGGTGACAAGGTGGCCGACTGCGTGTTGCTGTTCTCGCTCGGCTACCTCGAAGCGGTGCCGCTGGATACGTGGATTCGGTCCGCCATCGCGGACCACTTTCCCGACTGCGACCGGGGGTCGTACGCCGACACCTCGCGAGCGATCCGCGAGCGACTCGGCGGCACGTACGCGGGCTACGCCCAGACCTATCTGTTCTACTACCTGCGCGCGGGCGGGGAGTGA
- a CDS encoding APC family permease — translation MSLDRPLGVRHVVAVALGLPLGAGVFALPHGVENLGGPATPVAYVVGTLAVCSVAVAYAVYLSSPLAECDGLVYAAVSRTWGSRRLGFLAAWPAVGAYVAVLAALVAALGRSLAGVVPLSPTVSTFVVLAVLVAIHALGPDVAGRAQLYVVGPLVALLVVMALAALLAVAPDNFSPLFPTPTLREQPLAALGAATAATLFGFVGFDAGAAVSTVTRDPRRTVPRALLLAVVLAGAVAVAAAFVTLGVIPWPRLVFAAAPFADAAASGLGVETTLLLGPGMLLATLGAALATVWLPTRAIRGFAEVIPGADRDTRPGLPDPALALTGLLAGAVVALDAVGQALYLSLAGIFVGYGTVAASVAVLPVLRPTLYRRCRLRLPAPALATVALVGVATAAVVLWQVFALDPATSLGFTRWDPALAVVDEAVLVRDPLSTVLPALLLWELVGVAVLAVAADYRADRGVERPPLSAAYEGRE, via the coding sequence GTGTCCCTCGACCGCCCCCTCGGCGTCCGTCACGTCGTCGCCGTCGCCCTCGGCTTACCGCTAGGTGCGGGCGTGTTCGCCTTGCCCCACGGCGTCGAGAACCTCGGCGGCCCCGCTACGCCAGTCGCGTACGTCGTGGGAACGCTTGCCGTCTGTTCGGTTGCGGTCGCCTACGCCGTCTACCTGTCTAGCCCGCTCGCCGAGTGCGACGGCCTCGTCTACGCCGCCGTCTCCCGGACGTGGGGCTCCCGCCGCCTCGGCTTCCTCGCCGCGTGGCCGGCCGTCGGCGCGTACGTCGCCGTCCTCGCCGCGCTCGTCGCCGCCCTCGGCCGGTCGCTCGCCGGTGTCGTCCCCCTTTCACCCACCGTGTCCACATTCGTCGTTCTCGCAGTCCTCGTCGCCATCCACGCGCTCGGTCCCGACGTGGCCGGGCGGGCCCAACTCTACGTCGTCGGTCCCCTCGTCGCCCTCCTCGTCGTGATGGCGCTCGCCGCACTCCTGGCCGTCGCTCCCGACAATTTCTCACCGCTGTTCCCGACGCCGACGCTCCGAGAGCAACCGCTCGCCGCCCTCGGTGCTGCCACGGCCGCCACGCTCTTCGGCTTCGTCGGCTTCGATGCCGGCGCGGCCGTCTCGACGGTCACCCGCGACCCCCGGCGGACGGTCCCGCGAGCGCTCCTCCTGGCCGTCGTGCTCGCCGGCGCCGTCGCCGTCGCGGCCGCCTTCGTCACGCTCGGCGTCATCCCGTGGCCACGACTGGTGTTCGCGGCGGCGCCCTTCGCCGACGCGGCCGCCAGCGGCCTCGGCGTCGAGACGACGCTGTTGCTGGGGCCCGGGATGCTCCTCGCCACCCTCGGCGCCGCGCTGGCGACCGTGTGGCTCCCGACGCGGGCGATCCGAGGGTTCGCGGAGGTGATACCGGGCGCGGACCGCGACACGCGCCCCGGTCTCCCGGACCCCGCGCTGGCGCTGACCGGCCTGCTCGCGGGTGCCGTCGTCGCTCTCGATGCCGTGGGGCAGGCGCTCTACCTCTCACTCGCCGGTATCTTCGTCGGCTACGGCACGGTCGCGGCGTCCGTGGCTGTCCTCCCCGTCCTCCGACCGACGCTCTACCGTCGGTGTCGGCTTCGCCTCCCTGCTCCCGCCCTCGCCACCGTCGCTCTCGTCGGCGTCGCTACCGCGGCCGTCGTCCTCTGGCAGGTGTTCGCGCTCGACCCCGCCACCTCGCTCGGGTTCACGCGCTGGGACCCCGCCCTCGCCGTCGTCGACGAGGCCGTCCTCGTGCGCGACCCGCTGTCGACCGTCCTGCCCGCGCTCCTCCTGTGGGAACTCGTCGGCGTCGCCGTCCTCGCCGTTGCCGCCGACTACCGGGCGGATCGGGGGGTCGAGCGCCCGCCGTTGTCCGCGGCGTACGAGGGGAGGGAGTAA